tcaaagcaGCATAATCGCTTATTGCAATAACCACTGGAAGAATTTATTGTCCACCAAAATTTGTCATGGTGATAGGGCTGAGTATGTGTATCAGATGTATTTAGGGGAAGCTATTATttcctcaaaacaaaaatgacggAACGGTTTATCAGACAAACAGAGTTTGATGATAACCagcatgttctcatcatgtggGTTACAGGACTAGAATTGTACACTCTGTGCGCTATCACCATTGTTGTCACTTTGTCATTTAATCAGAGGCAGTATCAGTTTGTCAACGTACAAACATtccctttgtttctttttcctttttcttttttttttagttcaacGTTTTGTAGTCTTTATTTCGCAGACAGGAACGTGGGTTATGAGAACATGCGACACGCGACCGCGTTACGGATTATAGCCTACATTGGTCGCGCCTTCGCCACCGCCACAACCCAAACATtccctttaaatgaaatagtaGGATTGTTCCTACTGAAATAAGCAGCTGACATATTGTAACATTGACAGGTTGAAGACCAATTACTTTTTCTCCAGTGCAGTTCTGGGATATTCTACAACTTCATAACATTAAGAGTGtttagaataaatattaattaatgtttCACATACGTCtataaataactgaaatccAACTTGTGTTGCagtaatatttgtattatttttatttgagggACTTAACAGCAGTAATCAGTTAGCCTTCACGGGTCTGACCTGTAGTGCCACATCCACCACTAGGGGGCTTTTGCGCTGGAGAAGCAACATAAAATCACTCCGGCGATTCTTTTTCACAGGTAATGGAGGCCGAAACGTTGTATATTTCTATCctttatattgtaaaaaatattttatagataatcatttatcatttttgcaATCTTtaaacgctttttttttttttttttttttttgtagtagtCTGATGCAGCTTTGATGTGCGTTGGGTGATTACCATTGGACTAACGgcagaagctaaaaaaaactgtttgttgtcCTTTTTTAATGTTGTGGCGTAGATATTTAActaaattttctcatttttgttcattaattgGCTTTTGTAGgtgatcatttttatgtttgtgaacTTTAGAAAAATTCCTCTCCATTTTCCTGAGGATTTAGACATAATGTGTCTGTGCATCAGTTGTGTGCGTCAGTTGCGTATTGCTTGATGGCCGTTGGACTAACGGCAAAGCGTGGGAACCTGTGTTATTTTACTGGTCAGAACCATATCAAAACACTGATATTTGGCAGTTTATTATCATttctttgttagttttattcTCTCCTGTATGGTATTGAAAACatgtattgtgttttatttaacatatcAAACTGATGAGACAGAAGCAACCTAGAATCACtccctaatttatttattttttagtttttagttttttggtcattttcacAGGGTGTAACATAACAGCATCAGCTTTTAGAAACAGTTAACATCTCTGTAACTGTCTTGATTACTGGTTTTTCTTGGCCTCTCGTGCTGCAACCAGTGCCAATGCAGTGAGGACAGGTTATTTAAAACGACAAACCAtgctattttaaatatataatttgctCATTCTACTTATTAACACTATCAGATACGATTCAGTATCTGATAGTGTGTAATTTAGAATCTCAATTTGGTTGGTTAAAGTCAGAGGATGCGCCTGCATGGGCCAGGTTTGCTTCTCAGGACCATTTTTTGTGTCAACAAGTACAGCATATTAACAATCAACCCTCTGCAGCAATCTCCTGGAAAACAACTTAGAGGGGGTGGAGAAATGTGGGGAGGAGCACAAACTAAGTATCTCCATTTCTTCtgttaaaaagggaaaaaaacgcTCCTAAACTCTTCCATATTCTTCTGAAAATGCTGCTTGCTCTGGACTTCCCCTACAAGGCGTTGGTGATTGATGTTCTGGCAGTCTTTGGAGGTGTAACTGTGTTTCTTCACCTGCTGAAATTCACCTGGAAATGTTGCCGTGGATTCAGACAGTACATCTTATCATCGATTTGTCAGGCGAACCTGCGGGCGTATGGACAGTGGGCAGGTAAAGTATGAGGAAATCCAGTATTCACAAAAAATGATGATATTTCAAGCATTATTGAAGTATTTATCTTTTGTCCTTTTCGATCAGAcaataaaaagtacaaacagaaaaagtataAATGCACAGTAAAATTATCATGCCACCATACTTGCATTTCATACAGTTTGTTTGAAAGGGAGCATGTACACAATCTTTTGATTTCCCTGTCCCTCTTATTATCAACATGTGATTATTTAAATCTCCCAATAACAGATAAACTCTTAAAGTACTTCCACACTgaatgatatttaaaatgccatTCTCATCATAGAATGTGTAATTATTTACACAGTACTAATGTCAATAATAGCATTTTTGGTGTTTCAGACACCCATCCTATGTTCTTCAAATGCTCTACAAAGTTGACTTATCTCTACTGATTTCCTCATGCAGTTGTAACTGGAGCCACTTCTGGCATTGGTAAAGCTTATGCCACTGAGGTGAGTTTGCAGCTTCATTTCGGAAAAATTAGATTTCCGATTTGATGTATTGGTTCCATCTTTGTGTGCAGTAATTTAAGACGAACTCTACATATGGATCAAGACAGATTCTTGTCTGAGCTACAGCATCTTCACCATCTGTCTGCATGTCTTCCTGCAGTTGGCACGTCGGGGTCTGGATATTGTTTTAATAGGAAGGTCTGACGAGAGGCTTCAAAAGGTTGCCAAACAAATCGGTGAGTCAGGCAGAGATGATGGAGACGTCCTCTAATGTCGTCGTCATGCCAATAAACTCATTCAATTTATCGTAAAGCTCAAAACGGTTAACACACATCCACTGTCTGCCTCAGAAAACAAGTACGGACGAAAGACTCACACCATCAAAGTGGACTTCACAGAGGGGGCCAGCATCTACTCAACCATAGCTAAGGAACTCCATGACCTGGAGATTGGAATTCTGGGTaatatagaaaaacacaattaaaagttattatttataaGCAGGTTgtgtttaacataaaaaaaaaaatttatgttttgctgttgttagttttcctccatatacaaaatcaacaattaaaaataagcGTTGTGTTTCATTACTTGTcttatatttgctgttttttatttactaaaataagaCACCAGTACTTTATTAATGAAAGTTAGGTATTGTGCTTTAAACCACACAGTTAACAACGTTGGAATGATCTGCAATGATCATTTTGCCTATTTTCTGGAAACACCAAATCCTGAACAGGTGATCTATTAGAAATATCCCTTTTTTTTAGGGCCAAACACTCGATGATTTAAACTAACTGAGGCTATTGTGtaactttatttctatttatttttaacagaaaatcacTGAGATCATCAATTGTAACATACTTTCTGTACCCCAGGTAAGATATCTACGCTAACATACCATCTCATGGGTTTCATTCAACTTTCTATCTATAAAAATATGATGTTGTCACAATACAGATGACCAGGCTGGTTCTTCCTCGCATGGTGCTCAGGTATCCACAGACACATCAATCACATGCAACATTAGGATGAGCAGATTTATAAACATTTGGGTTTCATTTCATTCCCAGAGGCAGAGGATTAATCATCAACATCTCCTCTGAAATGGGTCTCCGTCCGCAGCCACTGGTGGCTCTTTATTCGGCCACCAAGGTGTTTCTCTGgtgtttattttcacacattaaTTCAATCCCATCATAATCTGCTCACTTGATGACCCTCAACGTTACGTTTACTTTGTTACAGATTTTTGTGATATATTTCTCCCAGTGTTTACAAGCTGAGTACAAATCAGAGGGAATCACAGTCCAGGTAACGCACACCTGCCCTCTCTAAAACTACATTGGTCTTATAGTTAATTTATGACTGAAATATGTAGACTTTTcaatttacttgttttttttttataggttcAAAGAAGCTctgattaactttttttgtttgttttttgccctGTTTTAGTTAATGAGATTACACTGGACAACAAATGAATTTGCAATACTATATTAACACATAAGATTATATGGCttggaaagcaaaaaaataatggaTGCAGTAGCGGTGAATAATGTCTGCATTGAACAAGTACATGAGAACAAATTTCTTTGTATTATGTTAGATCATAATGTCTGCTGGAAGCCTCACTTTAAGCGTGTAAGagcaaaaatagcaaaaagttttgcagttttggcAATTGAAGGCATTTGATGAACCAGGAATGCTTAAAGTTATACTTTTCAATGGTGCCTTCATATGTGAATTACTGTGTGGAAATTTGGGGAAATACTTAAAAAAGCACTTTACAGCCACTTTGcacaatgcaaataaaaagcagtAGGGATAATTATTAAAATGGGATATTTTATATCCTGCAATATAAAATACCCCATAATATAAATATCCAGCAACCATTCAGTATTGTTGCTGAATATAGCAACCATacaaattcattattttttgaatTAGACATAGTAAGATTTATGGATCCCGTCAAATACAAAACTGGTCAAATGATACACAGAGTAAGAAATAATCACTTACCAGAAAACATTATATGACGACTTCACCAATGAGTTTTAGAAAGCAAAGAGCACATATACCAATGAGAAGCATGGGCATTGCAGTCTGTGGAGTGAATTTGCAGAACAATTTGGATGAGGACCTGGAGGACGGAATAAATATGAATCAGTTCAGAAAATCATATAGAATAACTTCATTGCAATTGAACATGGATGACACAGAAATATAAGAAcaagttgatattttttctgGCATACCTTCAAGAGAAAAACCAAGGTTAATTTGTCATTCAGCTGAACAATCAAGCATCTTTTGTAATGAATCTTGACCTTTGTTGTTATGCTCTCTAATTTCAATGTTACTGTTCCTCAGTGTGTGACCCCGTTCATGGTGTCCACCAACATGACAAACAACATGAATGTCAACTTGTTTGTGAAGAGTGCTCCAGCGTTCGTCTATGACGCTTTGAACACTGTGGGTCACTCCACCTTCACCAGCGGCTGTCTGTCCCACGCCCTGCAGgtcagagcagagcagcagaaagtCGTCATCTGTGATAATGTCTCAAACTGTCTCCTTCCACGTCTTCACTTTTCTCTGCTTGCCCAAAATCCTACAGAGTGTGGCTTTCTCCGTTCTCGTGCCGGACTGGCTTCGGATGTCGTCATTTTTCGTCCGGTGGCTGAGAAAAAGTCCGAAAATAGAAGTCTGTCGGAAAGAAGCGCCTCAGGAAAGGGAGTCTCtcactggaaagaaaaagaagtaaatCTTTTACATTGACTGAATTGATCTCTGACTTTTTTGTTGCCAAATGCGGCCATTGTAAGGAGTTCTCTTATTACAACAGGAAACGTTGTAATAAGATTGTGTCTAATCTAAAATagacacaatttatttattcacgGATCAGGTTTGTGTCTTCTATGTCTCATTGAGGAGAGTTGAGCACTAGAAGAAGATTATTACCGCAGCGTAACTCTGCAATGCTACAGTgacaaaaatgactgaaaaactgCCTGTGAATTatgcaaaaagcaaaattagATTAATGACAGATTGATACTTAATGTTCCTCAGAAAAAACACTGAGGAACTTAAAAACACCTCTaagtaaacaaattaaaaaaaaaagtaaatctccACCTATTTAAAGTTATGCCCATGTGCTGTACAGTATATCCACTGTCGGTACCGTGGTCATGAAAGCAGCTTTGGATTAGgctggacttgataaaacacaaGCTGAATATAGCAACCTAAATCAGGACTCACTTTAAAAACTTCAGCAACTTGGATTCTGTGCCTCTCCACTGTTTCTACAGACTCTGTGGCCGATGTGATGCATTGCTTCATGATGTGAGAACAACGTCAAAAACTGTCATTCTGATATGGTAATTTGCTCCTGATAGAAAAATATGCTTCAAGAAGGCTGCAATGTTAAAAAAACTGTGAATTAATCGGAAGAAATCAAAATACAAGCTTAGTAGAAAGTGAATAAAGGCTAAGAGGACAATTTCCAACTGCAGCAGGGAGGAGAGGCGTAGTATTAAACATgtcaatgttatttttagaaacatttctagaaaattaCACCACAAGTTGGAATCTATCAGACTaattcagaaacacacacacaaaaaaactaagtCCCTCAATCatgtgtaaattaaaataaagaggcattaacaaatattcagaaaactccaagaaaatgtataaaagtcaAGAAAACTGCAGGAATTTGCAAAGTAACATCAGCTGATTCAGTAATAAGTGATGTGAAAgagattctgaaaaaaaaaaagcttttcatgatggctaaaaataaaatctctgaacAGCTTCACAATTATACTGCTATAAAACATCCTGGTGAGGTTCAGGTGTTTCCAAACTCCTGAAAGCTTACCTGCGTTCCTCGGGGGACAAAGTTTAGAAGAGGGAAATTCAGCATTTCACCgtaaaccaaacacaaacagctgctgctcacaAACCGTCAGAAAATGGAGTCAAAAGAACAACCAGAAGAGACCCAGACAGCTTCAGAAAGATCTGGAGCGAACATGTAAGATTTATCCCCCAAGAAAGCAACAACTCGGATCCATTGACGAGCAGCTCCATTCACGTTGGTTCTTAAATTCAAGTTTTGCTCTCATTAACTGGCCTGTCATacaaaaatgatacatttaCTTAACCGGTGAGGAGTGAAAAGGAAAAATTCACAtgtatattttaacataaacatgTTTGGTAGTAATAGGGGTTTGAGTATAGtaatttcttcaaaacaaaaatgacaacatgaTTTATCAGACAAACAGAGTTTGTAGATAACCAGCATTTTCCCATCATTTGGGCTACAGGACTAGAATCGTACACTCTGTGCGCTATCACCATTGTTGTCCCTCTGTAATTTAATCAGAGGCAGTATCAGTTTGTCAACGTACAAACATTCCCTTTAAGTGAAAGAGGACTGTTTCTCCTTaaacaaacagctgacacaTTGCAACTGTGATAGGTTGAAGACTGTGTCTCCAGTGCAGCtttgtcatatttgatataattaCTCATGTGATTTTATAGCATTAAAAGGGTTTAGAATTTATATTAATGCACATATTTAAGTCTGGAAACTATTTAAATGCAGCTTATGTTGCATTAATATTGCTATATTTTAATAAGCGACCAGTAGTACTACATCCACCACTAGGGGGCCTTTGCGATATCCTCTCATTCCATTAACTTGTTGATGAGAAAGAAGCAACCTAAAATCACTACGGTGATTCTTTTACACGTTACACAGGTAATGCTTGTTGAAACGTTGTATATTTGTATCCTTTATATTGTGAAGACATGTCATAGataacaatttattatttttgtaaactttaaaagcatattttaagttttatcagTAGTTTGATGCAGCTTTTCTGTGCGTCTGTGGAGTGTTGGGTGATTACCGTTGGACTAACGGCAGAagctaaaaacacacacacaaaaaactggAAGCATGTTGTGACGTAGATTTTTAACTATAccttattatttttggtttatttattggCTTTTGTAGATgataattgttttatatttgggAACTTCAGAAAAGTTGTTCTCGATTGCGtcggtttgtgtttttgttttgggtgaTGGCCGTTGGTCTAACGGCAAAGGCTGGGAACCTGTGTTATTTTACTGGTAAGAAACATATGAAAACACTGATACTTGGcagtttattactgttttttaatgaattaattagtTCTTTTTCTGCACTGTGTGATATTGGGTAAAATGTATTGCTATTTTTCTATTAATGATTCTATAAAACTGCTGATAGAGAAGAACCTGGTTTTGCTTGGGCCTCTTGTGATTAGATGCAATCAGTGCAGATAGGTTATATAATGCTTTgactcaaaacaacaaaccatgctttatctttaaaaatgatatttttaaagatgtcaTTAACTCATTTTGCCTAAATGGTAAATTGGTTGTAATTGTATGGCGCTCTATCAAGTTCGTAGGACTCAAATACGATTCAGCAGGTTAATATATTATATGTTGCTGGATCAGAACTTGGTTGGACATTTTGTTAAAGTCAGAGGATGCGCCTGGGCCAGGTTTGCTTCTTAGAAATACTTTCTGTATCAACAAGTTCACCATATCAACAATCACCCTACTGCAGCAATGTTTTGGAAAACGACtgagaggaggtggagaaaTGTGGGGAGaaacacaaactaaatgttctcatttcttctgtaataaaaaggagaaagcTGTTTCTAAACTCTTCCACATTCAGCTGAAAATGCTGCTTGGTCTGGAGTTCTCCCGTAAGACGTTGCTGACTGACGTTCTGGCGGTCTTTGGATTATTAATTTTGGCTCTCTGCCTGCTGAAACTCACCTGGAAATGTTGCCGTGGCTTCAGGCAGTATGTCTTGTCGTCACTTTGTCAGGTGAACCTGCGGGCGTATGGACAATGGGCAGGTAAAGTAAAgtttgtgcacacacacacacaaaaattcAACCAGATATTTAGTCATATATATGGTTAAAATTCCACTAGTGAAACATATAATGTGCAAAAGCAGCTTTTTGGGAAACTATCCTTTCATTCTAGACGTTTGAAATGTCCTCatggtttcccccagtgtattataagcctggtgggccaccagactttacttgtgccccaccaggctaaacgttgcttatttatttaagtctttttaaaatatatagttGGTGTTAAGATATTGATCGTCCAATCTTTTAAAACCACATGATTATGAGGTGatcttttcaaatttcctgtcaattttaaacattttttaactcaaaaacatgacgggccgctggatgaacgACTGCCCTGGCACCCAACCAGCgggcaagttttctgggggaaaccttgctGTCTAGAACGACATTTAGTGTGTTATTGTTTCATACATGTGCAAAACAGGTTAACAGTCTTCCCCTGACTTTTCTATGTCTTTTCTACCACCATTCAGTATTGGCTGAACCATTTGGTAATCACTGCTCTAAAGCATTCAAGCTACTAAGATAATTTAGCTACTGAAACATCTTCTGTATATTTCTGTGCTCTAACCAAAGCTAGGTTTTGGTCACCTGGCTGTCTAAAATGTTTGCTCCgctggaacattttttttctcttgctgtcATTCATGTGTGGTCTGTAAAGAGTCAGCGTCCCCTTATTGCTGATGAAAATACTAACTTCTAGCTCTAACATGCTTTTGTGTGGGGTCTACACTGCATAAACCCCAGAGTGTCATTTTTCCTTGAGGGGAGGGATTAAAACTTTCCCAGGCCACAACTAGAACTGTAAATCTCACGCAGTTATAGCACAACGTAAGCTCAGGACGCTTTCAGTCGTTCACTGCTTATCTCATCCCTCATATTTAGCTCAGGACTTTTTAAGCTCTTCTTAGCTTTTGCTTTGACAGTAAAGTTGTCTGAATTGTGAAGTTATACCATCATTTCGATCAGTCCTGCCAAActtaaaatgtatctttttaaaTCACTAGACACTCTACAAAGTTGACTTATCTCTACTGATTTCCTCATGCAGTTGTAACTGGAGCCACTTCTGGCATTGGTAAAGCTTATGCCACTGAGGTGAGTTTGCAGCTTCATTTCGTAAAAAGTAGATTTCCGATTTGATGTATTGGTTCCATCTTTGTGTGCAGTAATTTAAGACAAACTCTACATATGGATCAAGACAGATTCTTGTCTGAGCTACAGCATATTCACCATCTGTCTGCATGTCTTCCTGCAGTTGGCACGTCGGGGTCTGGATATTGTTTTAATAGGAAGGTCTGACGAGAGGCTTCAAAAGGTTGCCAAACAAATCGGTGAGTCAGGCAGAGATGATAGAGACGTCCTCTAATGTCGTCGTCATGCCAATAAACTCATTCAATTTATCGTAAAGCTCAAAACGGTTAACACACATCCACTGTCTGCCTCAGAAAACAAGTACGGACGAAAGACTCACACCATCAAAGTGGACTTCACAGAGGGGGCCAGCATCTACTCAACCATAGCTAAGGAACTCCATGACCTGGAGATTGGAATTCTGGGTAATATtgataaaacacaattaaaagttattatttataaGCAGCTTgtgtttaacattaaaaaacatttttatgttttactgttgtTAGTTTTCCTGCATATACAAAATCTCCTCCAACAGTTAAAAACAACTGCATAGCGTAGCTGATGCCTGAGCTAAAATCTGAAGTAAGACTTAATTTGGAGGGAattgctgccacctgctggtcagTTCAAAGGCTGGTTTGCAGGGAGACTAGATGTCACAGGTGGACAGACTCTTCTGTTCAAGACACAGATTACTTATGTGTCAAGACATGTATAGGCTGTCTGCTTCTCCTACAAGTAAAGGAAGATGTTTGATTAATTCAAAACCTCCAGATAAGAGAAACActgttttggtttattatgTTTCTCACACTTGCTgctttttccttaaaaaaaacaccagtaCTTTATTAATGAAAGTTATTGTGCTTTAAACCACACAGTTAACAACGTTGGAATGATCTGCAATGATCATTTTGCCTATTTTCTGGAAACATCAAATCACGGAGAGGTGATCTATTAGAAATATCCCTTTTTTTTAGGGCCAAACACTCAATGATTTAAACTAACTGAGGCTATTgtgtattttctaattttatttctatttattttgaacagaaaaTCACTGAGATCATCAACTGTAACATACTCTCTGTACCCCAGGTAAGATATCTACGCTAACATACCATCTCATGGGTTTCATTCAACTTTCTATCTATAAAAATATGATGTCACAATACAGATGACCAGGCTGGTTCTTCCTCGCATGGTGCTCAGGTATCCACAGACACATCAATGACATGCAACATTAGGATGAGCAGATTTATAAACACTTGGGTTTCATTTCATTCCCAGAGGAAGAGGATTAATCATCAACATCTCCTCTGAAATGGGTCTCCGTCCATATCCACTGGTGGCTCTTTATTCGGCCACCAAGGTGTTTCTCTGgtgtttattttcacacattaaTTCAATCCCATCATAATCTGCTCACTCGATGACCCTCAACGTTACGTTTACTTTGTTACAGATTTTTGTGATATATTTCTCCCAGTGTTTACAAGCTGAGTACAAGTCAGTGGGAATCACAGTCCAGGTAACTCACCTGCCCTCTCTAAAACTACATTTCTCTTAATGATACAGGACATTTATGACTTAGATATAACAGTGTGGACTGGTGGTTAAATAATTGTATGAACTAATCCAACTGGTTTCTTTCTAGATTGAAAAAAactcttaacatttttttatcatttaatattttataatattacaAAGGATAAACAAGTTGATTTGCAGTACTATCCTTACTTAACTGGCTTTCTAAGGATAACAggcatttattttgttccttttaatTATTATGAAATACAACTAATGAAACTCCAACATTTTCTCAGAATATTAGATTATTTTGAGAAAGCAGttacacaaaatgtatttaactcattaattttattttcccattatGACCTAAGGAATTATGCAAGAGGATTCGTGACTTGTCCAGCAGACATGCTTGATGTGCCTTAACACAAAGGACATTGACTGTTCACAGGGTGCTACAATCTACCATATTAATGgggaagttgagtggaaggaaaacgtgtTGTAGAAAAGGTGCATGGGGATAACTGCAGCCTTTGAGAGGATAGGAAAGCCTATTTGAGAGTTTGGGTAGCTTTCCAATGTGTCAGTGCTTCAAGGGCTAACCCAACACAGAGTCAATAACAAGACCAGAGAATAACGATGTCCAAGAAGAAGACCAAATGAATTGAACTTCGTATTTTTGCAGCACTAATGAGAATAGCTCTCAGGTGGAAGAGAAATTCCCATAAAAGTTACGTCAACTAAAGGTTATCACACCATTTCTATCAACTGAATAATCtaaattttagatttgttaAGGACAATTTGTCAGTATATCCAACAAATAAGCATCTTTTGTAATGAATCTTGACCTTTGTTGTTATGCTCTCTAATTCCAATGTTACTGTTCCTCAGTGTGTGACCCCGTTCATGGTGTCCACCAACATGACAAACAACATGAAAGCCAACTTGTTTGTGAAGAGTGCTCCAGCGTTCGTCTATGACGCTTTGAACACTGTGGGTCACTCCACCTTCACCAGCGGCTGTCTGTCCCACGCCCTGCAGgtcagagcagagcagcagaaagtCGTCATCTGTGATAATGTCTCAAACTGTCTCCTTCCACGTCTTCACTTTTCTCTGCTTGCCCAAAATCCTACAGAGTGTGGCTTTCTCCGTTCTCGTGCCGGACTGGCTTCGGATGTCGACATTTTTCATCCAGTGGCTGAGAAAAATTCCGAATATAGAAGTCTGTTCGAAAGACGTGACTCAGGAAGAGGAGTGAaactgggggggaaaaaataactaaaggtttatgttttttttaagaggtgATTGAAATGACTGTTGACTTTTTGCTGCCCAATGCGGGCAATATAAGTCCTGTTTATTACTGCAGAATATATGTAAAAACGTATGTATTATAAACATTTATCAACCTATCcgataaatacatttaatacatAAATCTCCGCCTATTTAAAGTTATTCCCATGTGCTGTACAGTATATG
This window of the Gambusia affinis linkage group LG15, SWU_Gaff_1.0, whole genome shotgun sequence genome carries:
- the LOC122845151 gene encoding very-long-chain 3-oxoacyl-CoA reductase-like isoform X1, with protein sequence MLLALDFPYKALVIDVLAVFGGVTVFLHLLKFTWKCCRGFRQYILSSICQANLRAYGQWAVVTGATSGIGKAYATELARRGLDIVLIGRSDERLQKVAKQIENKYGRKTHTIKVDFTEGASIYSTIAKELHDLEIGILVNNVGMICNDHFAYFLETPNPEQKITEIINCNILSVPQMTRLVLPRMVLRGRGLIINISSEMGLRPQPLVALYSATKIFVIYFSQCLQAEYKSEGITVQCVTPFMVSTNMTNNMNVNLFVKSAPAFVYDALNTVGHSTFTSGCLSHALQSVAFSVLVPDWLRMSSFFVRWLRKSPKIEVCRKEAPQERESLTGKKKK
- the LOC122845150 gene encoding very-long-chain 3-oxoacyl-CoA reductase-like isoform X3, whose product is MRKKQPKITTVILLHVTQVNLRAYGQWAVVTGATSGIGKAYATELARRGLDIVLIGRSDERLQKVAKQIENKYGRKTHTIKVDFTEGASIYSTIAKELHDLEIGILVNNVGMICNDHFAYFLETSNHGEKITEIINCNILSVPQMTRLVLPRMVLRGRGLIINISSEMGLRPYPLVALYSATKIFVIYFSQCLQAEYKSVGITVQCVTPFMVSTNMTNNMKANLFVKSAPAFVYDALNTVGHSTFTSGCLSHALQSVAFSVLVPDWLRMSTFFIQWLRKIPNIEVCSKDVTQEEE
- the LOC122845150 gene encoding very-long-chain 3-oxoacyl-CoA reductase-like isoform X1, with the protein product MRKKQPKITTVILLHVTQEKAVSKLFHIQLKMLLGLEFSRKTLLTDVLAVFGLLILALCLLKLTWKCCRGFRQYVLSSLCQVNLRAYGQWAVVTGATSGIGKAYATELARRGLDIVLIGRSDERLQKVAKQIENKYGRKTHTIKVDFTEGASIYSTIAKELHDLEIGILVNNVGMICNDHFAYFLETSNHGEKITEIINCNILSVPQMTRLVLPRMVLRGRGLIINISSEMGLRPYPLVALYSATKIFVIYFSQCLQAEYKSVGITVQCVTPFMVSTNMTNNMKANLFVKSAPAFVYDALNTVGHSTFTSGCLSHALQSVAFSVLVPDWLRMSTFFIQWLRKIPNIEVCSKDVTQEEE
- the LOC122845150 gene encoding very-long-chain 3-oxoacyl-CoA reductase-like isoform X2, which codes for MLLGLEFSRKTLLTDVLAVFGLLILALCLLKLTWKCCRGFRQYVLSSLCQVNLRAYGQWAVVTGATSGIGKAYATELARRGLDIVLIGRSDERLQKVAKQIENKYGRKTHTIKVDFTEGASIYSTIAKELHDLEIGILVNNVGMICNDHFAYFLETSNHGEKITEIINCNILSVPQMTRLVLPRMVLRGRGLIINISSEMGLRPYPLVALYSATKIFVIYFSQCLQAEYKSVGITVQCVTPFMVSTNMTNNMKANLFVKSAPAFVYDALNTVGHSTFTSGCLSHALQSVAFSVLVPDWLRMSTFFIQWLRKIPNIEVCSKDVTQEEE
- the LOC122845151 gene encoding very-long-chain 3-oxoacyl-CoA reductase-like isoform X2, which gives rise to MLLALDFPYKALVIDVLAVFGGVTVFLHLLKFTWKCCRGFRQYILSSICQANLRAYGQWAVVTGATSGIGKAYATELARRGLDIVLIGRSDERLQKVAKQIENKYGRKTHTIKVDFTEGASIYSTIAKELHDLEIGILVNNVGMICNDHFAYFLETPNPEQMTRLVLPRMVLRGRGLIINISSEMGLRPQPLVALYSATKIFVIYFSQCLQAEYKSEGITVQCVTPFMVSTNMTNNMNVNLFVKSAPAFVYDALNTVGHSTFTSGCLSHALQSVAFSVLVPDWLRMSSFFVRWLRKSPKIEVCRKEAPQERESLTGKKKK